In Candidatus Hydrogenedentota bacterium, a single window of DNA contains:
- a CDS encoding TM0996/MTH895 family glutaredoxin-like protein — protein MKKLQILGTGCPKCQKLAETAEAAAQELGIEYELEKVKEIDRIMAFGVMLTPALAVDGEVKVSGKVPSVQEIKEMIV, from the coding sequence ATGAAGAAGCTTCAAATCCTCGGAACAGGCTGCCCAAAGTGCCAAAAGCTGGCGGAAACAGCGGAGGCAGCGGCACAAGAGCTGGGCATCGAGTATGAACTGGAGAAGGTAAAGGAAATCGATCGGATCATGGCATTCGGAGTGATGCTTACTCCGGCGCTGGCCGTGGACGGGGAAGTGAAAGTATCGGGCAAGGTGCCATCCGTCCAGGAAATTAAAGAGATGATCGTGTAA